The following proteins come from a genomic window of Helicobacter canadensis MIT 98-5491:
- a CDS encoding DUF2018 family protein produces MDHIFEGLPQDKWTEIVLNASHSSSSVELRRILERLAAMEILLEKRLGETWEEELQYLLSSEEVSEEIHTHTQNLAIESMGNILTQNE; encoded by the coding sequence ATGGATCATATTTTTGAAGGATTACCACAGGATAAATGGACAGAGATTGTTTTAAATGCCTCCCATTCTTCAAGCAGTGTTGAGCTTAGAAGGATTTTGGAGAGATTAGCGGCGATGGAAATTTTGTTAGAGAAGCGATTAGGTGAGACTTGGGAGGAAGAATTGCAATATCTTTTAAGTAGTGAAGAAGTTTCTGAAGAAATTCATACGCATACACAGAATCTTGCTATCGAATCTATGGGGAATATTTTGACGCAAAATGAGTAA
- the hisD gene encoding histidinol dehydrogenase, with protein MIALLETQDVDFKIRFEELLKRGAMDILSVEGRVKELLESIKQKGKNAVVEQVSRFDNWEPKDFLDLKISQTQMQEAYEKLDTKLKKALQKAYERIYAFHSKQLPKTWLDFEENGSILGQKVSAVDRAGLYIPGGKAAYPSSLLMNAIPAIVAGVKEIVVCTPTPNNEINPLLLAAMHLCGIKEAYKIGGASAIGVMAYGCEELQKVDVISGPGNIYVATAKKLVFGEVNIDMIAGPSEIGIIATPKAKVEYLAWDLLSQAEHDEMASSILITPSQSLAKEVALKIDEFLQQLPRKEITTNSINQRGAVIVTKDLDEAIFLMNQIAPEHLELIVENPLEILPKIKHAGAIFIGENTPEPIGDYIAGPNHTLPTGGSAKFFSPLCVDHFMKKSSIIAFSQQAIQELGEDCGILAHTEGLDAHQNSVLVRLNQK; from the coding sequence ATGATTGCTTTATTAGAGACACAAGATGTTGATTTTAAGATTCGCTTTGAAGAATTATTAAAACGCGGAGCAATGGATATTTTAAGTGTTGAAGGGCGTGTGAAAGAACTATTAGAATCTATCAAGCAAAAAGGCAAAAATGCAGTTGTAGAGCAAGTTTCTAGATTTGATAATTGGGAACCAAAAGATTTTTTGGATCTAAAAATTTCACAAACCCAAATGCAAGAAGCTTATGAAAAGCTAGATACAAAGCTTAAAAAGGCTTTGCAAAAAGCTTATGAGAGAATCTATGCCTTTCATTCTAAGCAATTGCCTAAAACTTGGTTGGATTTTGAAGAAAATGGAAGTATTTTAGGGCAAAAGGTTAGTGCTGTGGATAGAGCGGGGCTATATATCCCAGGAGGCAAGGCGGCTTATCCAAGTTCGCTTTTGATGAATGCGATTCCAGCTATTGTTGCAGGGGTGAAAGAAATTGTAGTTTGCACACCAACTCCTAATAATGAAATCAATCCACTTCTTTTGGCAGCAATGCATCTTTGTGGGATTAAAGAAGCCTATAAAATAGGTGGTGCAAGTGCTATTGGAGTGATGGCATATGGTTGTGAAGAATTGCAAAAAGTAGATGTGATTAGCGGACCGGGAAATATTTATGTAGCAACTGCTAAAAAACTTGTATTTGGCGAAGTTAATATTGATATGATTGCAGGACCAAGTGAGATTGGAATTATTGCTACACCTAAGGCAAAGGTGGAATATCTTGCTTGGGATTTGCTCTCACAAGCTGAACACGATGAAATGGCAAGTTCGATTCTAATCACTCCTAGTCAAAGTCTTGCTAAAGAAGTTGCTTTGAAAATAGATGAATTTTTGCAGCAGTTACCACGCAAAGAAATTACAACAAATTCTATTAATCAACGCGGGGCGGTTATTGTTACAAAGGATCTTGATGAAGCGATTTTTTTAATGAATCAAATTGCACCTGAACATTTAGAGCTCATTGTAGAAAATCCTCTCGAAATTTTGCCAAAAATCAAACACGCAGGAGCAATTTTTATTGGAGAGAATACACCAGAGCCGATTGGGGATTACATTGCAGGACCAAATCATACGCTACCAACAGGTGGAAGTGCGAAATTTTTCTCTCCTCTTTGTGTGGATCACTTTATGAAAAAGAGTTCTATTATTGCATTTTCTCAACAAGCCATTCAGGAATTGGGTGAAGATTGCGGTATATTAGCACATACAGAAGGTTTGGATGCACACCAAAATTCGGTTTTAGTGCGATTAAATCAAAAATAA
- a CDS encoding YqiA/YcfP family alpha/beta fold hydrolase: MLLYLHGFRSVGLCYKGSLIASFAPNALTPNLPYVPDLAIELIENLIEKYQKTQKICLVGSSLGGYYATFLAEKYQLKAVLINPVINAYQTLLPAIGKVSVPYNGENFIWTLDLVWSLKKYYVEAINPSLYCVLLQKGDRILDYRVAAQKFKDSKLVIQEGGSHHFDHFLSQKDLLLSWDS, translated from the coding sequence ATGCTTTTGTATTTGCATGGATTTAGGAGTGTTGGGCTTTGTTACAAAGGTAGTTTAATAGCTAGTTTTGCCCCTAATGCACTAACTCCTAACTTGCCTTATGTGCCAGATTTAGCTATAGAATTGATAGAAAATCTTATTGAAAAATACCAAAAGACGCAAAAAATTTGCCTTGTAGGCAGCTCTCTTGGTGGCTATTATGCAACTTTTTTAGCAGAAAAATATCAGCTTAAAGCAGTGTTAATCAATCCTGTTATAAATGCGTATCAAACTTTACTTCCAGCGATTGGCAAAGTATCTGTCCCTTATAATGGAGAGAATTTTATTTGGACGCTTGATTTGGTTTGGAGCCTTAAAAAATATTATGTTGAAGCTATTAATCCTAGTTTGTATTGTGTATTGTTGCAAAAAGGCGATAGGATTTTGGATTATAGGGTGGCTGCACAGAAGTTTAAAGATTCTAAATTAGTGATACAAGAGGGTGGTTCGCATCATTTTGATCATTTTCTCTCCCAAAAAGATTTATTGTTAAGTTGGGATTCTTAA
- the tpx gene encoding thiol peroxidase, with amino-acid sequence MVTFKGNSVSLSGKTLNVGDSAPKVELVAGDLSVKSVGGASGKFQIINVVPSLDTGVCATQTRKFNKKAASLSNAEVFVVSLDLPFAQGRFCSTEGIKNVVALSDFRNKAFGEAYGVVLAGSPLEGLLTRAVFVVNPEGKIVYKEIVSEVTSEPDYEAALAAVK; translated from the coding sequence ATGGTTACTTTTAAAGGAAATTCAGTTAGTTTAAGTGGTAAAACTCTAAATGTTGGTGATAGTGCTCCTAAAGTTGAGCTTGTAGCGGGAGATTTGAGTGTGAAAAGCGTGGGTGGTGCTAGTGGTAAATTTCAAATTATCAATGTTGTGCCTTCATTAGATACAGGTGTATGTGCCACTCAAACACGAAAATTTAATAAAAAAGCTGCAAGTCTTTCTAATGCTGAAGTGTTTGTAGTATCTCTTGATTTGCCTTTTGCACAAGGGAGATTTTGCTCAACAGAAGGCATTAAAAATGTTGTTGCATTAAGCGATTTTAGAAACAAAGCATTTGGTGAAGCTTATGGTGTGGTTTTGGCAGGTTCTCCACTTGAAGGACTTCTTACACGCGCAGTGTTTGTAGTGAATCCAGAAGGTAAAATTGTGTATAAAGAAATTGTTAGTGAAGTAACAAGCGAACCAGATTATGAAGCAGCTTTAGCGGCTGTTAAATAA
- a CDS encoding bifunctional 3,4-dihydroxy-2-butanone 4-phosphate synthase/GTP cyclohydrolase II: MEAILRVEEAIKAIKNGEMIIIMDDEDRENEGDLVMAGIFSTPEKINFMAQEARGLICVSITKEIANALDLPPMVSYNSSNHETAFTISIDAKEAKTGISAYERDLTINLMCRANAKPDDFVRPGHIFPLIAKEGGVLERTGHTEASVDICKLAGLKPISVICEIMREDGLMARRGDKFLSEFSAKHNLKILYVSDLIQYRLSFENLIAILSKESCQFLQAKTEKIKIKDHLNRIHTIFKFGNPLQNPLVKFHTITQDLMLLEDTEKFNGLMNAIDKLKSEGGYLIFLATEANKDIKGLGIGAQILKALEIRDFKLLTTSKFDENDCSMLSGFDLKILERIEI; this comes from the coding sequence ATGGAAGCGATTTTAAGAGTAGAAGAAGCAATTAAAGCCATTAAAAATGGTGAAATGATTATTATAATGGATGATGAAGATAGAGAAAATGAGGGCGATTTGGTTATGGCAGGAATCTTTAGCACGCCAGAAAAAATTAATTTTATGGCTCAAGAAGCACGAGGGCTTATTTGTGTTTCTATCACAAAAGAAATTGCCAATGCACTAGATTTGCCACCAATGGTTAGCTATAATAGCTCTAATCACGAGACTGCTTTTACCATTTCTATTGACGCCAAAGAAGCTAAAACAGGTATTTCTGCTTATGAGCGTGATTTGACTATAAATCTTATGTGCAGGGCAAATGCAAAGCCTGATGATTTTGTGCGTCCGGGGCATATTTTTCCTTTGATTGCTAAAGAAGGTGGAGTGCTAGAGCGGACAGGGCATACAGAAGCGAGTGTGGATATTTGTAAATTAGCAGGATTGAAGCCTATTAGCGTAATTTGTGAGATTATGAGAGAAGATGGCTTGATGGCAAGGAGGGGTGATAAGTTTTTGAGTGAATTTTCTGCTAAGCATAACCTAAAAATTTTGTATGTTTCGGATTTGATTCAATATCGTTTAAGCTTTGAAAATCTTATTGCAATTCTTTCAAAAGAGAGTTGTCAATTTTTGCAAGCCAAAACAGAAAAAATCAAAATTAAAGATCACCTAAATCGAATCCATACGATTTTTAAATTTGGCAATCCATTACAAAACCCTTTGGTAAAATTCCACACCATCACGCAAGATTTAATGTTGCTAGAAGATACAGAAAAGTTTAATGGGTTGATGAATGCTATAGATAAGCTAAAGAGTGAGGGCGGATATTTGATATTCCTTGCTACAGAGGCAAACAAGGACATTAAAGGGCTTGGGATTGGGGCTCAGATTCTAAAAGCCTTGGAGATTCGAGATTTTAAACTGCTTACCACTTCTAAATTTGATGAAAATGATTGCAGTATGCTAAGTGGATTTGATTTGAAAATTCTTGAGAGGATTGAAATATGA
- the rsmH gene encoding 16S rRNA (cytosine(1402)-N(4))-methyltransferase RsmH: MKIPHISVLKQEVLEAFNTEIINQKGGILIDCTLGFGGHSLALLEKYPKLKVIGIDQDDEAIALAKKRLEPFCDRFSIEYGCFSGVLKQILQRENNIVGILADIGVSSMQFDSKERGFCFDSEFLDMRMDQSQNFTAKDIVNSYPLTELERIFRDFGEIREYKKLAYCIVELRKKEKITSAKMLSQFIAKHFKHPKIHPATLAFQALRIEVNNELGELESMLKIFDSQTMQDCSRLCLISFHSLEDRIIKNKFKQWENPCICPPQALKCECGRNHQKGRSLYKKPIIPKEEEIKDNPRARSSKMRVFEFLH, from the coding sequence ATGAAAATTCCACATATTTCGGTTTTAAAGCAAGAAGTTTTAGAGGCTTTTAACACAGAAATCATTAATCAAAAAGGTGGAATCTTAATTGACTGCACTTTGGGATTTGGGGGGCATAGTTTAGCACTTTTAGAAAAATATCCCAAGTTAAAAGTTATAGGTATTGATCAAGACGATGAAGCAATCGCTCTTGCAAAGAAACGCTTAGAGCCTTTTTGTGATCGTTTTAGCATTGAATATGGATGCTTTAGTGGAGTTTTAAAACAGATTTTACAAAGAGAAAATAATATCGTTGGAATCCTAGCAGATATTGGGGTTTCTTCAATGCAGTTTGATAGCAAGGAGCGAGGATTTTGCTTTGATTCGGAATTTCTTGATATGCGAATGGATCAAAGTCAAAATTTCACCGCAAAGGATATTGTTAATTCATATCCACTAACTGAATTGGAGCGAATCTTTAGGGATTTTGGCGAGATTAGGGAGTATAAGAAACTCGCTTATTGCATTGTGGAATTGCGTAAAAAAGAAAAAATCACAAGTGCAAAAATGCTTAGCCAATTTATAGCTAAGCATTTTAAACACCCAAAAATTCACCCCGCCACACTTGCTTTTCAGGCTTTGAGGATTGAAGTAAATAATGAATTAGGCGAATTAGAATCGATGTTAAAAATTTTTGATTCTCAAACAATGCAGGATTGTAGCCGACTTTGTCTTATTTCCTTTCATTCTTTGGAAGATAGGATTATCAAAAATAAATTTAAACAATGGGAAAATCCCTGTATTTGTCCTCCACAAGCTTTAAAATGTGAATGCGGTAGAAATCATCAAAAGGGTAGAAGTCTTTATAAGAAGCCAATTATTCCCAAAGAAGAGGAGATTAAGGATAATCCTCGTGCGCGTAGTTCTAAGATGCGTGTTTTTGAATTTTTGCATTAA
- the murA gene encoding UDP-N-acetylglucosamine 1-carboxyvinyltransferase, whose product MDFLRIEGQVNLQGSIQISGAKNSALPLIALSLLSKEKVTLSNLPNVVDIKTFFSLLNMLGCEIIPLDKHTTSIIVKTLNNTKANYDIVRKMRASILVLGPLLGRFGCCEVSLPGGCAIGARPVDLHIKALQKMGAEIRLQGGYIIAEAKEGLKGSVINFDKITVTGTENILMAAAMAKGKTQIINAAKEPEVIQLCEVLKASGVEINGIGSDEIEIYGTNREPLKFPTNIEVIPDRIEAGTYLCAGAITNSQITLHRLNPTHLTAVLSKLEEIGFTMKIDGDSVTIYPAKNRQSFEISTTEYPGFPTDMQAQFMALATQCEGSSIIQERLFENRFMHVSELQRMGANIKLKGNTATIQGKSELFGADVMATDLRASSALVLAALVAKGESHIHRIYHLDRGYEDLEAKLAGLGAKISREKE is encoded by the coding sequence ATGGATTTTTTACGCATTGAAGGTCAAGTAAATTTGCAAGGTTCTATCCAAATTTCAGGAGCAAAAAATTCGGCACTCCCCCTTATAGCCTTAAGTTTGCTCTCTAAAGAAAAGGTAACTTTAAGCAATCTTCCTAATGTTGTGGATATTAAGACATTTTTTTCTTTATTAAATATGCTTGGTTGTGAAATCATTCCGCTAGATAAACACACAACAAGTATTATTGTAAAAACACTTAATAATACAAAAGCAAATTATGATATTGTGCGTAAAATGCGTGCTTCAATTCTTGTTTTAGGACCACTTTTGGGGCGATTTGGTTGTTGTGAAGTGAGCTTACCGGGAGGTTGTGCTATTGGTGCAAGACCTGTAGATTTGCATATTAAAGCACTTCAGAAAATGGGCGCTGAGATTCGACTGCAAGGTGGATATATCATTGCAGAAGCAAAAGAGGGCTTAAAAGGGAGCGTGATAAATTTTGATAAAATCACCGTGACAGGCACCGAGAATATTTTAATGGCAGCTGCTATGGCAAAGGGTAAAACGCAAATCATTAATGCCGCAAAAGAGCCAGAAGTGATTCAACTTTGTGAAGTTTTAAAAGCAAGTGGAGTAGAGATTAATGGCATTGGAAGCGATGAAATTGAGATTTATGGCACAAATAGGGAGCCTTTAAAATTTCCTACCAATATTGAGGTGATTCCAGATAGGATTGAAGCGGGGACATATCTTTGTGCAGGTGCCATTACTAATTCGCAAATTACATTACACCGCCTTAATCCCACTCATCTAACCGCAGTCCTTTCTAAGCTTGAGGAGATTGGTTTTACAATGAAGATTGATGGCGATTCAGTTACAATTTACCCTGCAAAGAATCGGCAAAGTTTTGAGATTTCTACAACAGAATACCCTGGGTTTCCTACCGATATGCAAGCGCAATTTATGGCTCTAGCTACGCAGTGTGAGGGGAGTAGCATTATCCAAGAGAGACTTTTTGAGAATCGCTTTATGCATGTAAGTGAGCTTCAAAGAATGGGTGCAAATATCAAACTAAAAGGTAACACAGCAACGATTCAAGGTAAAAGTGAGCTTTTTGGTGCGGATGTTATGGCAACAGATTTGCGTGCTTCAAGTGCATTAGTTTTGGCTGCTCTTGTGGCAAAAGGGGAGAGTCATATTCATCGAATCTATCATCTTGATAGAGGTTATGAGGATCTTGAAGCCAAACTCGCTGGGCTTGGTGCTAAAATTTCAAGAGAAAAAGAATGA
- the galU gene encoding UTP--glucose-1-phosphate uridylyltransferase GalU translates to MIKKCLFPAAGYGTRFLPATKAIPKEMLPILNKPLIQYGVEEAIEAGITNMAIVTGRGKRSLEDHFDISYELEHQIQGTSKEGYLKDIRHLLNTCTFSYTRQMEMKGLGHAILVGENLIGKEPFGVILSDDLCDNEGGIGVLSQMCEIYKKYKCSIVAVEEVAKEEVSKYGVISGREVDKGVFMVDNMIEKPSIEEAPSNLAIIGRYILTPDIFEILKHTKPGKNGEIQITDALMEQCKKGMVLAYKFQGVRYDCGSVDGFVRATNVFYEKYQGK, encoded by the coding sequence ATGATAAAAAAATGCCTATTTCCAGCTGCAGGATATGGAACGAGATTTTTACCCGCCACAAAGGCAATACCCAAGGAAATGTTGCCAATTCTCAATAAGCCTTTAATACAATATGGGGTAGAGGAAGCAATTGAAGCTGGGATTACAAATATGGCAATTGTAACAGGAAGAGGCAAACGATCCCTTGAAGATCATTTTGATATTAGTTATGAGCTAGAACACCAAATACAAGGGACTAGCAAAGAGGGCTATTTAAAAGACATTCGCCACCTTTTAAACACTTGCACTTTTTCTTATACAAGGCAAATGGAAATGAAAGGATTGGGGCACGCGATTTTAGTAGGTGAAAATCTTATTGGTAAGGAGCCTTTTGGGGTGATTTTAAGCGATGATTTGTGCGATAATGAGGGTGGTATTGGGGTGCTATCTCAAATGTGTGAAATTTATAAAAAATACAAATGTTCTATTGTCGCAGTTGAAGAAGTGGCTAAAGAAGAGGTGAGTAAATATGGTGTAATTTCTGGTAGGGAAGTGGATAAGGGTGTTTTTATGGTGGATAATATGATTGAAAAACCAAGCATAGAAGAGGCTCCAAGTAATCTAGCTATCATTGGGCGCTATATTTTAACTCCTGATATTTTTGAGATTTTAAAACACACAAAACCTGGTAAAAATGGTGAGATTCAAATCACAGATGCTTTAATGGAGCAATGCAAAAAGGGAATGGTGCTTGCCTATAAATTTCAAGGTGTGCGTTATGATTGTGGAAGTGTTGATGGATTTGTTAGGGCGACTAATGTGTTTTATGAAAAATATCAAGGCAAATAG
- a CDS encoding DUF815 domain-containing protein, with product MNQFHWDCERYYAAIYRSSGYLHQVCELENYEWSDFYNLQKEIELLCANTESFLFKGRGVNVLLWGARGCGKSSLIKALLPKYAKEGLRILQIFKQDLEILPEILDFLRTKTYKFIIFCDDLSFNESDQEYKNLKTILEGSIERFPQNIRFYVTSNRRHLMPEFHNENEIFGFEGNEDKIALFERFPLCIGFYTHSNQEYLEVLQGYFEKLPLDLQNSDNWEKIRQKALIFATKRGSKNPRIAAQFFKLYQSGLIDLI from the coding sequence ATGAATCAATTTCATTGGGATTGTGAGCGATATTATGCTGCCATTTATCGTAGCAGTGGATATTTGCATCAAGTTTGTGAATTAGAAAATTATGAATGGAGTGATTTTTATAATTTACAAAAAGAAATAGAGCTTTTGTGTGCTAATACCGAATCTTTTTTGTTTAAGGGAAGGGGTGTCAATGTTTTGCTTTGGGGTGCTAGGGGCTGTGGAAAATCCTCATTAATTAAAGCACTTTTACCTAAATACGCTAAGGAAGGCTTGAGAATTTTGCAAATTTTTAAGCAAGATTTAGAAATATTGCCTGAAATTTTAGATTTTTTACGCACTAAAACTTATAAGTTTATTATTTTTTGCGATGATTTGAGTTTTAATGAGAGTGATCAAGAATATAAGAATCTAAAAACAATCCTAGAGGGTAGCATTGAAAGATTCCCGCAAAATATTCGTTTTTATGTAACCTCTAATCGCCGCCATTTGATGCCGGAATTCCATAATGAAAATGAAATTTTTGGATTTGAGGGCAATGAAGATAAGATTGCTTTATTTGAAAGATTTCCGCTTTGTATTGGGTTTTATACACATAGTAATCAAGAATATTTAGAAGTGTTGCAAGGTTATTTTGAAAAGTTACCATTGGATCTACAAAATTCTGATAATTGGGAAAAGATTCGACAAAAAGCTCTTATTTTTGCAACTAAAAGGGGTTCAAAAAATCCAAGAATTGCGGCACAATTTTTTAAACTTTATCAAAGTGGTTTGATAGATTTGATTTAA
- a CDS encoding AAA family ATPase — MIEISKELNYILQAAQSRAKHLGHEYLTLEHIFHSLLDSQTVIKAIQECGGNIKALKSQIERYLTHFLQSHPDASELPIETLAVTRVIEIMVSHVKGAQRKEAQVGDLLAAILEEDKAFCTQLLKAQGITRLNILEYITENQDTQQAQKFEKDENKQESILEKYCINLTQEAKEGKIDPIIGRDKEIERCLEVLLRRKKNNPLLVGEPGVGKTAIAEGLAIVLNQENNPLFGNEIFMLNMGALVAGTKYRGDFEKRIKALSEEVLERKNVILFIDEIHMLIGAGATNSGSMDASNLLKPMLGSGKLRCIGASTYAEYRNFLDKDKAFSRRFAKIDVDEPSQEEAVLILQGVKKYYEKHHNVIYPLETLRLAVELSSRYLHDRFLPDKAIDVIDEVGAAYKLASKSGKVSLSSIKQMVAKMAKIPEIEATKDDKNLLKNLQKHLQSRIFGQDLAIKEIVTALKRNRAGLGAPNKPIGSFLFSGPSGVGKTELAKEIAKALGINFERIDMSEYMEKYSSSGLIGAPAGYVGYDKGGILTEMIKKNPHTLLLLDEIEKAHPDVLNIFLQVMDNAKLTDNNGESADFSSVILIMTSNVGSKEAPTLGFTQDSVAKFNSAIKDNFTPEFRNRLDAIVAFNPLSETEILKIVEKNINDLNKQIAPKNIHILLDKSAKEQLAKLGYNPELGARPLGLVIQEKIKNPLSDLMLFGELEKGGEVIFSYNKKSDSFSYKTKQNSPSNDKIKTKRSH; from the coding sequence ATGATTGAAATTAGTAAAGAATTAAATTATATTTTACAAGCTGCACAGAGTCGTGCTAAGCATTTAGGGCATGAATATCTTACGCTAGAACATATTTTTCATTCTCTTTTAGATAGTCAAACCGTCATAAAAGCTATCCAAGAATGTGGGGGTAATATTAAAGCACTTAAGTCGCAAATAGAACGATATTTGACGCATTTTTTGCAGTCTCATCCTGATGCGAGTGAATTGCCTATAGAAACTCTAGCTGTTACGCGTGTTATTGAGATTATGGTAAGCCATGTAAAAGGTGCTCAACGCAAGGAAGCCCAAGTTGGGGATTTGTTAGCCGCGATTTTGGAAGAAGACAAAGCTTTTTGCACGCAGCTTCTCAAAGCACAAGGTATCACACGCCTTAATATTTTAGAATATATTACAGAAAATCAAGACACGCAACAAGCTCAAAAATTTGAAAAAGATGAGAATAAACAAGAGAGTATATTAGAAAAATATTGTATCAATCTTACGCAAGAAGCAAAAGAGGGTAAAATAGATCCAATTATCGGTAGAGATAAAGAGATTGAAAGATGCTTAGAGGTTTTGCTAAGACGAAAAAAAAATAATCCACTCTTAGTGGGTGAGCCAGGTGTGGGGAAAACTGCTATAGCAGAGGGATTAGCGATTGTTTTAAATCAAGAAAATAATCCACTTTTTGGAAATGAAATTTTTATGCTCAATATGGGCGCACTTGTCGCAGGAACGAAATACCGAGGGGATTTTGAAAAGCGGATTAAAGCTTTAAGTGAAGAAGTTTTAGAACGCAAAAATGTCATTTTATTTATTGATGAGATTCATATGCTTATTGGTGCAGGGGCTACAAATAGTGGAAGCATGGATGCTAGTAATCTTTTAAAACCTATGCTTGGCAGTGGAAAACTTAGATGTATTGGTGCAAGCACTTATGCAGAATACCGAAACTTCTTAGATAAAGACAAAGCTTTTTCAAGGCGATTTGCCAAAATTGATGTGGATGAACCTAGTCAAGAAGAAGCGGTTTTAATTTTACAGGGTGTCAAAAAATACTATGAAAAACACCATAATGTTATTTATCCTTTAGAAACGCTTAGGTTAGCAGTGGAGCTCTCTAGTCGCTATTTACACGATCGTTTCTTGCCAGATAAAGCAATTGATGTGATTGATGAAGTTGGAGCAGCTTATAAATTAGCCAGTAAGAGTGGCAAAGTAAGTCTTTCTAGTATCAAGCAAATGGTGGCTAAAATGGCAAAGATTCCCGAGATTGAAGCTACAAAAGATGATAAGAATCTCTTGAAAAATTTGCAAAAACATTTGCAAAGTAGAATCTTTGGGCAAGATTTGGCTATCAAAGAAATTGTAACAGCATTGAAGCGGAATAGAGCTGGACTTGGAGCACCTAATAAACCTATTGGCTCTTTTCTGTTTAGCGGTCCAAGCGGTGTTGGGAAAACAGAGTTAGCCAAAGAAATTGCTAAGGCTTTGGGGATTAATTTTGAGCGTATTGATATGAGTGAATATATGGAAAAATATTCAAGTTCTGGGCTTATTGGTGCCCCTGCAGGTTATGTGGGTTATGATAAGGGTGGGATTCTTACAGAAATGATTAAGAAAAATCCTCATACCTTATTGCTCTTAGATGAGATAGAAAAGGCACATCCTGATGTTTTGAATATTTTCTTGCAAGTGATGGATAATGCTAAATTAACAGACAATAATGGTGAGAGTGCGGATTTTTCTTCGGTAATTTTGATTATGACTTCTAATGTTGGTTCTAAAGAAGCTCCAACGCTTGGTTTTACACAGGATTCTGTAGCAAAATTTAACTCTGCTATTAAAGATAATTTCACGCCTGAATTCCGAAATCGTTTGGATGCCATTGTGGCTTTTAATCCTTTGAGTGAAACTGAGATTTTAAAAATCGTAGAGAAAAATATCAATGATTTAAATAAACAAATCGCTCCCAAAAATATCCATATTTTGCTAGATAAGAGTGCTAAAGAACAACTTGCTAAACTTGGATATAACCCAGAGCTTGGCGCACGACCTCTTGGGCTTGTGATTCAAGAAAAAATTAAGAATCCTCTTAGTGATTTAATGCTTTTTGGAGAATTAGAAAAAGGTGGCGAAGTCATTTTTAGTTACAATAAAAAAAGTGATTCTTTTAGTTATAAAACTAAGCAAAACAGCCCTTCAAATGATAAAATTAAAACAAAAAGAAGTCATTAA
- a CDS encoding ATP-dependent Clp protease adaptor ClpS, protein MPKQNQIENATETLEKLQEPIRYKVILLNDDYTTQDFVIEILQKVFHKGFEESLNLMLQIHHNGRGMCGIYPYDIAETKAMQVRKMAKEKQFPLRAILEKI, encoded by the coding sequence TTGCCCAAACAAAATCAAATTGAAAACGCAACAGAAACCCTTGAAAAGCTGCAAGAACCTATTCGCTACAAAGTGATTTTACTTAATGATGATTATACTACTCAGGATTTTGTGATAGAGATTTTGCAAAAAGTTTTTCACAAAGGTTTTGAAGAATCGCTTAATCTTATGTTGCAAATTCATCACAATGGTCGTGGAATGTGCGGAATCTATCCCTATGATATTGCAGAAACTAAGGCTATGCAAGTTAGAAAAATGGCAAAAGAAAAGCAATTTCCCCTAAGAGCTATTTTGGAAAAAATATAA
- a CDS encoding isochorismatase family protein — MPSYALKQKASLAKDGCVFVCVDIQERLFGVMQNQEKLLKNANNLLKCADIFHQNALVLEQYPKGLGKAIVNHSSQVIQKNSFSAFGEETFCQMLERYNAQTLILFGIESHICVRETALDSLERDFEVFVAEDACSARDSHNHILAMQELRDLGVRITSTESILFSFLLHSREEDFKAISALIKE, encoded by the coding sequence ATGCCTTCATATGCTTTAAAACAAAAAGCGAGTTTAGCTAAAGATGGATGTGTTTTTGTTTGTGTTGATATTCAAGAGAGACTTTTTGGGGTCATGCAAAATCAAGAAAAACTTCTAAAAAACGCTAACAATCTCTTAAAATGTGCTGATATTTTTCATCAAAATGCTTTGGTGTTGGAGCAATATCCAAAAGGCTTAGGTAAGGCGATTGTAAATCATTCTAGTCAGGTTATCCAAAAAAATTCTTTTAGTGCTTTTGGTGAAGAGACTTTTTGCCAAATGCTAGAAAGATACAATGCACAAACGCTTATTCTTTTTGGGATTGAAAGTCATATTTGTGTGAGAGAGACAGCCTTAGATTCTTTAGAAAGGGATTTTGAAGTATTTGTTGCAGAAGACGCTTGCAGTGCTAGAGATTCTCATAATCACATTTTAGCGATGCAAGAATTAAGAGACTTAGGGGTAAGAATTACAAGCACTGAAAGCATTCTATTTTCATTTCTTTTGCATTCTAGGGAGGAAGATTTTAAAGCCATTAGTGCTCTTATTAAAGAATAA